The following proteins are co-located in the Aquarana catesbeiana isolate 2022-GZ linkage group LG02, ASM4218655v1, whole genome shotgun sequence genome:
- the PRPS2 gene encoding ribose-phosphate pyrophosphokinase 2 isoform X2 — translation MLSVAGADHIITMDLHASQIQGFFDIPVDNLYAEPAVLQWIRENIPEWKNCIIVSPDAGGAKRVTSIADRLNVEFALIHKERKKANEVDRMVLVGDVKDRVAILVDDMADTCGTICHAADKLLSAGATKVYAILTHGIFSGPAISRINNAAFEAVVVTNTIPQEDKMKHCSKIQVIDISMILAEAIRRTHNGESVSYLFSHVPL, via the exons ATGCTGTCTGTAGCTGGAGCTGATCACATTATCACCATGGATCTCCATGCTTCCCAGATACAG gGTTTCTTTGACATTCCTGTAGATAATCTGTATGCTGAACCAGCAGTACTGCAGTGGATTAGGGAGAACATCCCTGAATGGAAGAACTGCATCATTGTATCTCCTGATGCCGGTGGTGCCAAAAG GGTGACATCCATTGCCGATCGACTGAATGTTGAATTTGCCTTAATCCAcaaggaaaggaaaaaagccaaTGAGGTGGACAGGATGGTATTAGTTGGAGATGTGAAAGATCGGGTTGCAATTCTTGTTGATGACATGGCTGACACATGTGGTACAATATGCCATGCTGCTGACAA GTTGCTTTCTGCTGGAGCGACAAAAGTTTATGCAATTTTAACACACGGCATTTTCTCTGGACCTGCCATTTCTCGGATCAATAATGCAGCGTTTGAGGCTGTTGTGGTTACCAACACGATACCCCAGGAAGATAAAATGAAGCATTGCTCAAAGATCCAG gTAATCGACATATCTATGATCTTGGCAGAAGCAATTAGGAGGACTCATAATGGCGAATCTGTGTCATATCTCTTCAGCCATGTCCCATTATAG